GGTTCACTGAATCGGATAACACAGTGCATACCATAGTGACTGATTAAATTGATTTGCCAATAATTACAGGCAGCACCATTGCAGAGGTTATTTAACTCTTTTTAGTCTTGGAGAtgtagatttcagtttgttgaaaTTTCCATAgtaagtgttttttcttttataggtcTTAATTTGTGTTCTCTTATGAAAATTGTTTactatattttctatatttttataattcttcAGGAAACAGTATAGGCAAGGAAAATGTGTCTATTTCTCCCTGTACATATATTCTCCCTCAACATCCTCTACAGAATTTAGAAATTAATATAATTGTATACAAAAGTTAATTCGACCACCAACTGGTCTGATCAATTTATTAacacttttacaaaaaaatcgGCTGTATACACTACAAAGAATGTTTCTGTAGCTATTGTAACAGACCATTTAACTGCAATTTTATAATTTGTTCAACATGAGTATTACGAGTGGgagtttgtgtgtatgtgtgagtgtgtgtgtgtgtgtgtatatatatatatatatatatatatatatatatatatatataatatttaattaaaatttttttgTACATGAtcagttcagtaaaaaaaaaaaaaagtgttccaaGATACGCACAACTCGTAAGTCTGAGCTAAAAATTTCATTGCAGAAAATCTCATTCCAGAGTGTTATTCCTACGATCAGAAATGTTTCTTTTAATCAGTACACTTGTCgttcaaaaatgcaatacaaatacactacaacacattgcATCTTTTCCAAGTTTTTATTCTGTTGTATGAGAATTTtcctgactttagtaaactcctcAGGTTCCatctgagattagcatgcaaaaaaaaggacgatctttcgtctgataatctcattgtgtgtaccaggcattagggTACTTAAATTTTGAACTCTGAGCAGCTTTCTGGGAGACAGTTAGCCAATTAAATTGGGAAGAGCGTGCTTCCTGTAGAATGCACTGCTGCTGTGGTGGCAACAAAGAGAATTCTTGTATTTTTTTGGCATTTATTGAAAGCTTGAAACTGGGAAGCTTATTTTAGGTAAAATTTCTTAGCAGAATGGCTTATGTAGGAAATATTTTATTAGcgtttgtcagttttttttgttgtctttttttgttgttgttttttcttattctttaaagAATTTAAAGCAAATCtagcgtgtgtatgtatgtatatgtgtgtgtgtgtgtatatatatatatatatatatatatatatatatatatatattttttttttattacagccaTTTAAAATGTTCTTGTTTTATGTCTCAAGAAATGTTAATATCCCTTAAATGAGTTTTGCAACAAATTTACAGAATtctatctgtgttttttttctggaatttTTCCAGAAATGATAAGGTAATTCTATAGCCTAATGGCATGAtgatttcagaaaaaaatacaccAGGAAATTCTACAATGAGCACATTATTACACAGTGTAGAATACAGTATAAAGAAAGCTTTATAATTTTTACCAGAGTGGTAGGCTGCTAATACGAACACAATATATACAGTTAGTGTATGCCCGATGTAAAAGAAGAATATGCTTGGGGAAATTGTAAATAGTGTGTTGTATGGTTAGGTTGCCTAGAGAATTAAATGTAAATGCCGCCCCCTTATGGTGATTTTTGGGATAATGTAGATGGAAAACACAGCGTTTGCATTTAGCATGGATGAATTGTCATTTACTGCCATTATGGTATTACCAAGAAAAGCGTTGTTTTTTGCATCTTCTTAGAGGTATTTTACCTATTGCTGGGGCTTTGCATTTATTCTaaatcctattttatttttaGCATTTCAGAGGGTTTTTCTCTTTAGTATATTGCAACCTATTTGCAAAACAAGTTTGAAATGTATTCTGTATGTGGAGTTCTTTTCTAAAGTCTCACCATACATTGGACAGAATTGTCAAGATGTTTCCCATGATTTCCTAAAGTAACACTGTACATATCCATTGGCAAATTGGATCAGTGCAGTGAACATTATTGACTGTGTGTGCCATTGTATGATTCTTGTTAAATGATACCTCCCCAACAAAGAACATTTGCCTTTacataccattttatttttttggtagatAGAGTAGGCTTCATTATCCATGATTACTATAATCACTTGTATGTGGAATCAGTGTAACAACTGTATATTTTCAGTTGGCTTGCATGCAAAaccaagttgttgtttttttgtttcaaaagaaATGAACAAGAaatgcaaggttttttttttcttcctaaattgtctattttttttattttagatgctACAACTGTGGTGGCCTTGATCATCATGCTAAAGAGTGCAATCTACCTCCACAGCCAAAAAAGTGCCATTACTGTCAAAGCATAATGCACATGGTAGCTAACTGCCCTCACAAGACGGTTCCACAGCATCCAGCAGCCTCTCAGGGAAGATATGAAGCAGAACTGCAGCCTTCCACTTCTGCTTTtcagagagaaggaggaggtgctttAGGCTATTCATCTCCATCATATTCTCAGGAGGGAAGATCGGAGCTCTCAGAACATTCAAGCAGGTCACCGCAAGAAGCTTCCTTAAGTAAGATGTCTACATCGCCTGAAGAACAAAGCAGGAAGGGGCCTTCTGttcaaaagaggaaaaaaacttAGCATTGTCTTGGTGTCTCCCTTAAAACTGACCTTCTCTTGGAAGTTCTACCTCATACAAGTACAGGGGAAatcatttcatttttttgcaaCATATCTGGAATTTTAACTACTGTTTAGGAACTGTGAATTAAATCTACAAAAAGACAAATCACTTCAAGCAAACTGAACATGCAGGGTGTTATTCTCTTACCTcatttgtgtgtgtgtctgtgagcaattttttttttaatgtatactccttataatttttcataaaatgagtatatatatgtatgtgtgtgtgtattcacaACAAACTGCATTCctagcattcatcagagaatgaAGCAATACTCATTATTATTTCCAAACACTCCTGCTATTTATTTTCTTATCTCCCACCTTTAAATTAGTATTGTGCTTTCCCATGTGTTTTTACTATTTAGGCTCAGTGACCTCTCACCTATATATTGTATTAACATATCCCAGTTgttgcttttcattttttttattgttttttaaatcattgtGAATGCCGATTTTTCCTTCATTGCTTTAGGTATTCTCAAATAACACTGTGTTCAGGTGGGAGAATTTCTGAACATACAGCGAATAATCATGAACTTTAGGATAAATGCATTGTTTTATATACTGAGTGATACTGTATGGGGTAAAGAATGCAGTAGTAAAAAACATTAACAAAGCCCCCATCTTCATTACTAGGGTCTAGACTGCAGTAGCACACAGATTCaggtttgttttgttatttacaCACTTTTACCATGTTGACTTTAAAACATGCCAGAATATGGCAGCTGATCTTTCTTTTAATTCTTTAGGTTTGAGTCATCTGCCTCGTTAACAAATGTAGTCTCATTCAACATGAACCTGGCAAATAAGAAATAAGCCTAATGCCTGTAAGAGCAGGTACTAGCAGGGGTCTCAAGAAAAAGACTTTTGGGTGTCTGGTGGGCCAGGAACCGATGCACATTCTCTATTGATTTGACCTCCAAGTTGTGCACTGGCCTACTGCATCCCACAATACAAACATTATACACCTGAAGACAATAGTAGAGTCTACATTGCACCATTAAATCACATTTTTCTTTTGGCTAACTTGTGGGATAAAGCAGCACTTAAATTATTTAGAAACCTCTGTGATGatgttgaatttttattttttattttttaagtatatTCAGAATAATTTCATATatgatttttgaaaaaaatctaagaGCACATCTGTAAAGGTCACTGTAACAGCCTATCACTGATCTGTGTGCTACTGTGAGTATGTGTTATAAATCGAACATTATTACTGTCATGCAATGTAAGATATCTGATAAACCACCTAACTTATGTTCTCTTGCACAAGAAAACTGGGGCcaaacaattgttttcttggaTTTCTACAAATTTGAGCTCTTTGAGTTGAAAGGGTTGATCCTCAACTGACAAAGCCAGGTGTCGATATGGAAAGAGACACAAACTGTCAACTTTTCAGACAATTGTGCTTAAACACATTTAAGAATGTGTCACAGAAAACACATTTttactcttaagccccgtacacacgaccagttttcatgcaaggaaaactgccaagagagcttttggccgggaaaactggacgtgtgtatgcttcctcacagttttcccatcagaaaatagaaaacctgctctctattttcccgtcgggattcccagcatttttttttttagccagatcTACTACtatcctatgggaaacactgtgaggcAGTGCCAAAACAGCATACACAGggccaggattcccgaccaaagctccatggcagttttcctgccgggttctcgatTTTCCCCTCGGTTatctcggctgactttttaccgccgagaaaacagagcgtgtgtacaggacttaatTCTTTACTTTATCAGATATCGTTGGCTTTTCCAAAACTGCAAGGGATTTTTAGATTTTGTGGAAAATAAGTCCAAAACATGGAATTTGAAATGTGGTATTTTTACTTTTATGTGTGGACTAATTGTATGGAATGTTTGGATCTTCACTTGTACTCCCCCATCCCCACATGATACACATCAGTTCTATGGTGAGGAATATCTTTTTTGGATGTGTATACTGCTGCTGATGATTTGATTGTGTCTGGCAAATGGTAGAACCAACCATCAAAGATTGGCTTATTTGCAATGTTGATCATCTCGAAGTCTCTTGGCTCATATGGAAGGTACCATGGCAAAATATTTTGCCCTGCTCTGAAATGGAAAACCATTTCAAAGTACTAAACTTCTTTAGGTGAGCTGAACTAGTTGAATTTGCAGTATTAACACAGAATTGCTGCTGCTCCTAATTATTTAATCCACCAGGCACATATCGAGTCATTACACTTGAATGCCATGACTGTGTTTTCTCAATGGTTATGCTGATTTTTATCAGCATGGTCTAATGCAAAGTTTAACTTTTGACGATATTGAATGTGATGAAATAATGGAGTACTTCCTTGCCTTAAGTAAGGAAAAAATGTTGTCTTATTTAAGTTATGTAGACGAATCAAAGGGGCGTTGCCTAACCTAAGGCAGGTGCTGTTAAATGCACTCAGAAATTTCCTGATGCTCTGACTCTGTGGGTTATGCAGCAACTGTATTAATTGAATAAAAAATCATGTGATGTCACTGAACATTTGAAACCAAAGTCTCCTCACCTTCTGCCAATAGGAGGATTGTGGAATTTGAAAAATGGGCATTCCCTGTTTACATAGTGTTTTGAACTGAGATTTACTGGACAGGAAGGGTTTGGGTTGCTACTGATCCCCATTCTGCCATCAGCATATGTACATCATCTCAGTCTGAACTACAGTGAGCACATACCAAGCCTAGGTTAAAACtaggttttatttttgtatgAAAATGTAATCACTAATTTCAGAACATACTCAGGATTAAGAACTTAGCTCAGGGAATATACCATGTAATGTTTGTTTCCCATTACTGAATCGTCTACAGACCTGCTATATCAGAGCAAACCAAATAGATGTAGACATTTATATCTAATATATTAAGTGTTATGTACTGGTGTTAGTAACTACCTCTCACATTTCATATCAACCCACGATTCTGATAATCAcgtatttttatatgtatttttatttcatgTGTTAACTGTAAAAGGTTATTATTTACTGTATGTGAATATTTGTGATGTTACtattttttggttgttttcaCAATGCttacatacatttatatatttttttgttttttttgtttttaattctgtTTACAGCAAAAGGCTACCTCATATAATCACTTAGCATATTCTATGCTGCTCCAGTCGTATTGGTAACTGTCTTATATaatggtacattttattttttttaaagacaataATTTCATGATTCATTGTAATGAATGCAATTACAGTGAGCTACATAGATAACTGTAAGATAAGTCACCAGTGGTCAGACATTTTTCTAAAGGattaataaattgtaaaaaaaaaatgggcctttgGATTCCATGGCATTAATTTGTGATGGAAGGAATTTTATCAGAATAATAAGGTAGGATGCATTTACAATGCCTTTAATACCTACATTGTATTTACTGGAATTACTACTATACTGGAATTATTACTAGCATACACACATACAATAAAGGTGCTGTGCGATACATTAAATAAGCCCCAAACCTGTCAAACTTAATTCAACAACTGATCCTGGATACGCATCACCTAGTACAGTGAAAATCACTCTGTTGccctgtttctattttttttttttttttttcataatgaagGCTATCATTAAGCTAAATATCTGTCTGTTGCAAGTTTCCATTGTCTAAGACTTGAGTCACACAGGCATTTTTTAGTAACCCAGTCTTGCTACTAAAATCTACTGTGATTAGTTGCACAACTAGTGACCAATCGATAACAGAACAAATGGCCCCCTATTATGTGACTTACAAGCTTGTATGTGGCAATTGCTAAGAGTAGCAATCAGTCACTATCAGAACAAATAAGTCTCCTATTATGTGAGTTTCGGGACTAGCATGTGGCAGTAGTTAATAGCACATGATCACACAAGGTTGCAGTTAATTGCTACTGAATACTATTTCTATAGCTTACACTTTAGGAGTACTTTTTTCCTATCTGTTATAATAAATCGCTAGTCTTGGATGATTGAGCTACCAAAAATTGCCAATGTAGCTTAAGCTGGGCATACACTGCTAGACTTTCAATCGAATGTCCATATAAAAATTGTTCTTCAGGGCATTTTTTCTTGCCATCATTGTGTCAACTGATTTAAAATATAAGTATGatttaaacaaacaaacaaaaaaaccttaaagtggatgtaaaccctcacatatacccagtgaacagcctcagatgatacacatggagaaaacaaatctccctacataagttttacatataTCTTCTGTTTtcggctttatatactgtttagagagTGCATGTCCtgttagaattttctcttcctggttcccCTGTAGGTGTGGATACACTGTGAGAGACTGTGAGACTTGTTTAGCTttgtgctaatctatttatagcaccctccCCCGACACACGTTTCAGGCTCCCATCTCGGAGAGCTTGTCAaacgttatcaggctgataacagaagaacggagcaggaaAAAGCTGGGGGGACATAGGGCTTTGAAgacagataacaaaacactgcagatagatgtgcccagctcaaatttagtgagtttacatccactttaattctcatctaggtggatggagcatcagtcaAATGCTACACCTGAGCCTCACAGCTTCCAAGACTGAGAACTAGGCGATCAAAGACTGCTGACCGCTCAGTTCAGTCTTCACTAAGTTTAATCCAGACATGCTATTTGAATTGAATCCGAGACATATTTAACGTGTATTATAATATGTACAATTTTTCACAAACAAAAACCACACTTGGGCCACGTACACAcagttggtccaaaccgatgaaaacggcctgaagtccaatTTCATCTGTCCAagctgaccgtgtgtacggctcatcggtctgttgtccttcggacaaaaattatagaacttgctttaaaatcgaactgatggacggctgaccattggtcaaaactgatggttagtacacaaaagcatcggttcaaaacccacgcatgctcagaatcaagtcaacgcatgcttggaagcattgaacttcgtttttttcagcacgtcgtgtgtttaacgtcaccgtgttctgacccgaacGGTTTTTgaattgatggtgtgtacgcacatcagaccatcgatctgcttcagcggtgaaccgatgaaaacggtccgtcggaccattctcatcagatggatcgaccatgtgtacgcggccttacagttagACTTCCATTAATTCAAGAAATGTTTTCCATCCTGTTTCTTTAAAGCTTCTCATCACTACAGTCAAAAATGACTGTTTATTTGACCCTGCTAACCATTAGAGAATTAAATTAAGATTCTGAAAATCaaaaaattctactagtgtatgtcCAGTAGGGATAAGCTCAAATGTGTTGGGATCCTATTGTGAACTTGTGTGAGTGAGCCCACCAATAATCTATCGCTGTACTGGGACAATGATCTGTGGCTAAAGTATTCCCCATCCCACAGCCATACGTACATGTGCCTTTTGTATACATGTGCCAGTGGGGTGGGAAATGCCCTGGCCACAGATGATTGGCCCAATACAGGTGACTTTCTGTGGTGTGCTCGCTCAAATAGGTTCGGACTGCAATCAAACACCAAGCTTATCCCTAATAGCCAGCTTTAGTCTTGACAAGATGCATATTAATTTTAAATCATTCACATTGTTGATGAACAGTGGCTTCTCTATGATTATCATACAGCTCATGGTTTaaacaatggcagcctccatcagAAATCTTTTTAGCTTGATGATCGGTTGTCTTTACTGCAGTCAATGTTAGTAGCTTCCAATGGCAAATTTGTCAAGAGGCTATGTTAGGGGCCACACCACACTGTAGGAACTGAAATACAATATATAGTAATGGTGACTACAAGTTTTATGCTAGTGATTAATGCAGATTTTGCATCTAATAAACAGATTGGCCAGTGTGGTTGCATTTTTACTTTGACATTATGTCATTAATAGTCTCCAGTTGTATTGTCATTGTACACATGTACTCTTAAACTTTCAGCCACGGCATTCTTAATTTTGCTTGTGGTTGGCAGAGGGAATTTCAGTGTGTTAATTTTGGAGTATTCTGGTGCTCTTTCTATTTGTCAGTCTCTGCTGGGATGCTGTATTTGGACATTTATAACTACAAGGTGACATTTGGTAAAATTTTGGTTTCCATTTCCAGAATACTTTTGAGACTTTTACCCAAATTGTATAACTAATaacaccattgtatttttttatttagatagTGTTCTATATTTTTATGCAGCAAATAGCATTCTTTTATTAAGATAAATAACGAATATCAGTAAGTCTTAAAggtaatttaaattaatttatctCCTGTAAGAAATGTTTATCAAAGTTATATATGTCAAAGGAACCCTTTTATAAGATTGATCAGCATTGGGGAAATCTCTACAGCTGGGTTCTGTATGTAGATCTTTCAATAATGAGGCttgtaaaaagagaaaaaataataggATAAACTGACTTTTGGATATACCAAAAGCTGAACTTACGTATGTCATTTGCAGCTACTTTGTAGTAGCACAAAACCCGCTTGGCAACATTAAACCACATTAGCATGAGGTTTTTCCATGTAGTCATTTGTTTAAATACACAAATGCCATTAAACAGTGAGATATTCGTAATTCTTttcatcagcttttttttttttttttttcatattagtgtatactgcaaaaaaaatatgaaatcacTCTGTTGGCTTAATAGACCATTTTCTGAAGTTTGTGTGCTATTCCTGCAATTTGGTGTTTCCTGTCAGGGTAGAAATATGGGCATTGCTAATGCTGGTGCAAGTTCAGGGGCTGGCATACAGCCAGCAAAGTGTCAAAACGCACATTTACCTGGTTAGTGATTAAACAGGTATTGAAGGATAAGAATGACAGTCTTGGAGCTTACATCTTCAGATATGTCAGCAATAACCACtaccattttttctattttgacaGGTTTCTTTTAATACCAAACTGCACCACTCAAAGGAACCAGCAATTGGAGTCCTTTGTGGACCCAGTTGCAGAGGCAATTGGATTGCAGACTACATGGTCTCCTGAGGTTGCTCCCTGGGGCACTGCATAGAGAATTTTTGCCTAGGCATTTACACAAAACTTTGGGAGATGTACCTCAAGTGGTAGATGACATTGTCCAACGTAGTGTTTCTAAGCCCGCAGGAGTCTGGTCTCCAGATTCAACAGAGTTGATTTGTAACTTTTTTCCTTCTTTATATATAGCATATTAGGTTCTAAGTATTAGAAAGCTATATTCTCATAAGAATCCATCCCTTAATCTTTTTACACAGCCAGTAGGATGTGTCTGCTACTGAGGCCAGTAATAGAAATATAGTCCTGTGTACCCAGCATGCTCCTTTGAATAATTTCAGTCTTGTGTACCAGCTTTAATGTAATTGTAGTGACTATCTCCTGAATTTGCCCCTATTTTAGCAGAAAAGTTTTGGTGAGCAAAAACATTCTGAAGCCAACATTCAATGCTACTGGGCATTTTAAATAACAAGCCACAATAGAGACCAAAGTACACTGACTTATTTCTTCATTTTTATGTATCAAGTCTTTTATATAGTTTAACACTTCATAGCTTAGAATACTTTATTTTCCATGGTTATTAAAATAAGTTTACAACATTATAAACCCACATTGCTTGAATTGTATGTATTCTTTAACAAAAAATGGGGAAACAAATCTATTCAAGTTATGGGTCATTATACCTGTTTACTGTCTTCTCAGTGGACCTAAGCACTGAATGCCTTTCTGCAtatcatgtattttttatattttcgttTCATGCCTAGTCTCTTTTTTATATCTGTCAATCATGGAAATTGTGAGGTTTTAAAGGAATtacttgattgaaaaaaaaaataaaaacgtataacTTTGGCATTTTaaggcttgtttttttcttttcttcttcttttacttatttatttatttattcgttttttattacaaGACACTGATACATTTTTTGCAAAACCTCCATAATACTTATCAGTAAACTTGAAGCATTATAGTAGTGAACTGTTTGCTGTGTAATTTTCTTCCAAAGGTTTTGTATGGTTACAGTTTGCATAGTAAAGGTAAGTTGTTACTAGAGATTAGCAAATTTCTAAATACCGGGTCCACCAAATATCCACTCAAACCAACTATTTAGCCCGGTTTGCAATAACTGACGGATTCTCCTACTTTGGCCTTTTATAGAATTTTCATGGGAAGAACTTTTAATGCAAGTATCTTTTGGACTAGAATACAATTTCAAGAAAGGTTTTaaacttaaagtgattttaagggttcttttttttttaaatcacaaacatgtcatacttacctccactgtgcagctttatTTGCACAGATTTGCCCTgaacctcatcttctggggtccccggtGGCTCTCGCCTCCCGGCATTAGATAACCTCCCTAGGAGATGtgctctcccagggggttaccttgcaggcacactcccaagtccagcatttgcgtctatAGACACGAATGCCATACTCGGCCCCGACgctcacgtcattggatttgattgacagcagcgggagccaatggctgcgctgctatcaatctatccaatcaagagccgagacccCATAGAGAGAGGACAAGCGCGTCTCCACCAACAGAaatacagggctcaggtaagtaaaatggggtggCCGGTCACAGCCaggtgcatcctatgcattaaggtagaaaaacatgagggtttacaaccccctttaaccacttgccaaccgctggtcgtcatatgacgtcttggggtttcagtggtgatatctgaatgatgcctgcagctacaggcatcattcaataTCAATCTTCTCCGCCGCCGATTCCCTTCACCATAAGAATAATCACAGCGGCTGTtcagctgcttgatcgttcttacaggaagCGGGAAGGAATGTCCCCCCcgctgccctccggtgcttctcccgaCTCGCCTGTACGAGGAAGGAATCCACGGCTGGCAGAAGTAAGCTATAGAGATTTCCGAGGGACAGATGGTCCCCGTCAATCTCTATGACTCTGGGAGGCCCAGGTGCGACGTTGCAGGAAAGGCTGGGATCgtgatttttttaaatctcagCCTTTCCTGCCtagtggagagatgtggggtcttatataCCCCACATCTCCCCATTATGAGGACCTGTCACGCACCAGtcctattacaggggatgtttacattccttgtaataggaacaaaAGTGATCAATTATTTTTTAAGGTAAAGTGttataaattgttttttaaataaaataaataataaaaaaaaattaaaaaatttaaagcgcccccggCCCTGTAAACTCGCACGCAGAATCAAACGCATACGTaggtcgcgcccgcatatgtaaacaacattcaaaccacacatgtgaggtatcaacaTGAATGTTGGAGCAAGAGCTCGTGTAGCCTGTGCTATTCAATATTTACCTTCGCCCTCTCCtcaaaattatcagtaaccaggatctactgacgacactcaactctacttccgtataaacaacaaaaattaCCAATACCACGgactagaaaaatgcctcacttTGATAGACAACTAAATGACGGAGAggcaccttaaactcaatggatcaaaaacagaacaccTTCTGCTCCATGCAAACCAAAACAGACTTGCAAGGATGCCCTTGCCCATCTTGGGACAAACCattacccctagcaccaaagtcaaaggcctctgagtcatttttgactccgacatgacaatggatgcataaattgggtcagtagtcagcggatctcaccatcttctgCGTCTGCTACGAAGACTCATGCCccttatcccgaaagaagacaccgcagtagtggtgggaacaataatcaactccaggctcgactatgcaTACTCCCTTTACCTCgtactcccaaaataccagattgcccaTCTACAAGTCGTTCAGAACATGGCGGCACGACTggtaacagcaaaaaaaaacctgggaatcaattACCCCCTCCCTGAGGTTACTCCACTGGCTGGCCGTAAAGGATCCagtcacattcaaggccctcAGCCTGACACACAAATGTGTACATGGAATCgcccccaatatttatgtgagaaaataaaatatcacAACCCCAATCACGTTCTtggatcaactaaccaaaatctactacaaatccccaaggcctGCTACAAGactaaaggagaacaaagatttgcagtccaaggactgcgactgtggaacgctttaccaactaatatccaAACAGAaaagaatcaccaggccttcaggaaaaaactcaagacttacctattctgaaggctaaatagaaggaatggatgccaagcgccttgaggcaattcagttcacatttgtagcgctatacaagttattcactcactcaagaacaataattctagcactagacctcctctgtaactctaaacatgtaacctgtaaaaaaaatgtaagcgtcacctatggagatttttaaggaatGAAGTTTGTCGCCATACCACAAGTATGCACAGTTTTTAAGCGTGACAAgtgaggtatctatttactcggcgtatcaTCAtctaattgggctaactttactgtttttttttttatcattgatgaaagtgttttttttccccaaaaaacgtgtttgaaaagtttctgcgcaaatacagtgtggcacaaggtctctgttaaaaaaataaatacaatgtttgggggttcaaagtaattttctagcaaaaaaattatggttaaagtggttaaacattgtaTTACAAATAGGCAAACTCCCAGAGATGTCTAAAAATGTGTTCACTAGTGTAACAAAATTTATAATGAACACAATGATAATCTTACAAATATAATGAAATAATGTTCTGTGGATTCCGAGATGGTTGCTGTTgatgacaacttttttttttaaatttgttaatATAGATAATAGAAAAACTCCTCATCATACTAATCCAGGCATAGTAAGACTAAAAAAAATCCAGGTATACAAAATAAACAATATGCACATACAA
The sequence above is drawn from the Rana temporaria chromosome 4, aRanTem1.1, whole genome shotgun sequence genome and encodes:
- the LIN28B gene encoding protein lin-28 homolog B — encoded protein: MAEGGAGEEQEKLPEEEEEDTQILRGSGHCKWFNVRMGFGFISMTSREGSPLENPVDVFVHQSKLYMEGFRSLKEGEPVEFTFKRSSKGFESLRVTGPGGNPCIGSERRPKGKMVQKRKPKGDRCYNCGGLDHHAKECNLPPQPKKCHYCQSIMHMVANCPHKTVPQHPAASQGRYEAELQPSTSAFQREGGGALGYSSPSYSQEGRSELSEHSSRSPQEASLSKMSTSPEEQSRKGPSVQKRKKT